In Halomicrobium zhouii, the sequence ACTCGAAGACGGAGACGGTGCCACCGGCCACTGCGGGGCCGCCGGCGACCTGGCCCCACAGCGGGAGCCAGTCGACGAAGCCGGCGAGCGTCTCGGGGAAGAGGAACCAGACGACGCCCCAGAAGAGGGCGTTCGCGATGACCGCGGGGACGAAGTACGCCGAGATGCGGTCGGCGAGGTTCTGGATCTCGGGCTGGCGGGACTGGGCTGCCTTCACCGTCTCGACGATCTGCTGGAGGGCGGTGTCGGCGCCGACCTTCGTCGCTTCGACCACGAGCACGCCGTTCTCGTTGATGGTCGAGCCGACGACCTCGTCGCCCGCCGTCTTCTCGACAGGGACGGACTCGCCGGTGACCATCGACTCGTCGACGGCGGACTGGCCGTCGACGACGACGCCGTCCGTGGGAATCTGTTCGCCGGGGCGGACCTTCATCCGGTCGCCGACGGCGACGTCTTCGAGGGGAACCTCGCGTTCGGTTCCGTCCTCGTCGACGAGCGTCGCCGTCTCGGCCTCCATCTCCAGGAGCTTCCGGAGCGCGTCGCCGGCCTGGCCCTTTGAGCGGGCCTCCAGGTAGTTGCCCAGCGTGATGAACACCAGGATGAGCGCGGCGGTGTCGAAGTACGTCTCGCCGGCGATCAGGCCGAGCAGGACGGCGACGCTGTAGACGTACGCCGTCGAGGAGCCGAGCGCGATGAGGACGTCCATGTTGGCCCGGCCGTTCTTCACGAGCGCCTTGTAGGAGTTCACGTAGAACGGGCGCCCCAGCACGACCTGGACTGGGGTCGCGAGGAGGAAGCCGACCCACTCGAAGGCGAACCCGAAGACGGTCTCGGGCAGGAGCGTCCCGCCCAGCAGGAACTTGTCGGCGAGGAAGACCAGGAACGGCGCCGACAGGGCCGCGCCGAACAGCGTCAGCCGGCGCTGGCGCCGGATCTCCTCGTTGCGAGCGGCGTCGCGCCGTTCCTGGTCGGACTCGCCCGAGGCCGCCTCTTCCCGGACGGGGGAGTAGCCGGCGTCCTCGATTGCGTCGTACATCGCGTCCCGTGAGACGTCTTCGGGGTTGTACGCGACCTGGGCCTCGTCGGTCGCGTAGTTCACCTCGGCGTCGATGACGCCCGGGACGCTCTCGAGTGCCACCGCGTTCGTCTCGGCGCAGTTGGCACACGTCATGTCCGAGATGGCGATGGAGATGGTTGCCCGCTGGGGCTCGTAGCCGGCGTCCTCGACGGCGTCGTATATCTCGGCGAGCGAGACGACGTCGGGGTCGTACGTCACCGATCCCTCGTCGGTGGCGTAGTTGACGTTCGCCTCGCTGACCCCGTCGAGAGCCTCGACGGTGTCGGTTATCGTCGCCGAACAGTTCGCACAGCTCATGCCCTGGATCGCCAGGTGTGTGGTCCGCCGACTCATTGTGTAGTTGTACGGGACCCTCGTTTACCCCCTTTACTGA encodes:
- a CDS encoding heavy metal translocating P-type ATPase; its protein translation is MSRRTTHLAIQGMSCANCSATITDTVEALDGVSEANVNYATDEGSVTYDPDVVSLAEIYDAVEDAGYEPQRATISIAISDMTCANCAETNAVALESVPGVIDAEVNYATDEAQVAYNPEDVSRDAMYDAIEDAGYSPVREEAASGESDQERRDAARNEEIRRQRRLTLFGAALSAPFLVFLADKFLLGGTLLPETVFGFAFEWVGFLLATPVQVVLGRPFYVNSYKALVKNGRANMDVLIALGSSTAYVYSVAVLLGLIAGETYFDTAALILVFITLGNYLEARSKGQAGDALRKLLEMEAETATLVDEDGTEREVPLEDVAVGDRMKVRPGEQIPTDGVVVDGQSAVDESMVTGESVPVEKTAGDEVVGSTINENGVLVVEATKVGADTALQQIVETVKAAQSRQPEIQNLADRISAYFVPAVIANALFWGVVWFLFPETLAGFVDWLPLWGQVAGGPAVAGGTVSVFEFAVVVFASAVLIACPCALGLATPAATMVGTTIGAQNGVLFKGGDVLERAKDVDTVVFDKTGTLTEGAMELTDVVAVDGEGNAVTDGGDAVADGGAASGESGTSSDRRSDGGELATRERLSGDDVLRLAAAAESGSEHPLARAIVDGAEERGLDVPDAEDFENVPGHGIRATVEGREVLVGNRKLLRDAGVDPTPAAETMERLESEGKTAMLVAADGELVGVVADADTVKENAKDAVAALQDRGTDVMMITGDNERTARAVAEQVGIDPDNVRAEVLPEDKSDAVEAIQSEGRKAMMVGDGVNDAPALAVAHVGTAIGSGTDVAIEAADVTLMRDDPQDVVKAIRISEATLQKIKQNLVWALGYNTTLIPLASLGLLQPVLAAAAMAVSSVSVLTNSLLFRRYTPDHDYELLGRFR